Genomic segment of Gigantopelta aegis isolate Gae_Host chromosome 10, Gae_host_genome, whole genome shotgun sequence:
TCCATGTTGAAAATGAGTCCTATATCCATTGGCTGTGTTGCTTAATGTCTTGAATATAGGGCTAACAATTTGGAAGCAGTCCACAAGAATCCTCTGATTCTAAACATTTTCAGATAAGATAAGAACTTTATCAACAGTGTTAGTATATATAATTCTGTGTCATATGCTACGAACTGTATATGGTATgtctatttgtattttaaatgtttaactagttattatattttaaaatgaaagactCAAACTTGCATGATGAGCAaaactattaattaattttgttcttgTGAAATATAGATTATACCTTGAATTGCAGTTCAATCAAATAAGGATGACCGACAGTTACAAAATTAAGATgacaaaattaaacaacaataggacatttttaatattactttggcaaatgtatatttcagctttCATGCAAGTTTAGGTTCACAAccttaatatcttttatttaaaaaaaaaaaaccgagtTTATTTAAGATTCTATCTGTGTACAAGATAGATTCAAGCggaatatatatttgaatagtCACAACAGAATCATCTCTAAAACTGAtgcaaatgtttatttatttcgtagatgttgatatatatatatatataattccttGTTTAGTGcgttgttatattttgtttccgTTAGTTTGGTTTAAAACTGCTAATAACTCTACTGCATGTGCGATGTATTCTATAATACTCAGGAACACCACCGCCCCAATCTCTGGTCTCGCCTCCGCCTCCGCCTCCAGTCCCGCCTCCCCCTCCACTCCCGCCTCCGCCCCCTGGTCATAacgatttttttaatgtacatgtatattgcatacagtcttagaggacagacattttattatacattattgAACGCATGAATGagaataaacgaatgaatgaatcaatgaatcaatattTAACGACTACCCAGCATTGTACATTATTGATATCATCCATAATATATACCCCAactccaccccaccctaccTCCACTGCTGATTAGAATACACATACCATCGGTGTCAATCTTGGCAAAGAAAAGGTTAAGGTCGTGATCGGTGATGCCGCCACTCTTGTCCATGTCGAGTTCCAGGAAGAGTCCACTGGCGACACCCCCAAGATTGTTGGCGGCGGCGAACGATGAGACGAATTCATTCTTTGTCACGGTGCCATCCTCTGAAAATAGTCATTTGGTGAACAAAAAATTACCTTTtgtaaatttaattgtattattattttcgtAAAACTATGAAATGCGCGAGCAATCGTTTTAGAGCTTGTTCAAAAGTGCATGTTAAGACCTTTTATTGCACATTTTcacgctccaaccagtgcaccacgactggtacatcaaaggtcgtggtatgtgctattatgtttgtgggatggtgcatataaaagatatcttgttgttaatcaaaaagagtagctcacgaagtggcgacagcgggtttcctccctcaatatctgtgtggtccttaaccatatgttcgacacaatataaccgtaaataaaaatgtgtgagtgcgtcgttaaataaaacatttccttccttcctttttactGCACATCGTTTATCACAAGTCATTTTggtctatataataatatggttaATGTAACACTGGGTCAAGACTGATCAttctcatacatgtatattattccgaagaaacacataccacatactttgTCAAGGGGCACTGACTGGGAAGAAAGACCGAGGAGGCTGGAGCACACAACTCAAGCACCTAAGGCGTAGACAGTCAGCAAGATCTGCCCCGTGTGCAGTAACAGCAAGCGACGTTAACGTTCGCGAAATAATTTGACTGGTCCCCGATGTGGTAatttggtttaacatgaagcgcataaaccagtttagcgaaCGTTTTTGTGCTCGGTCTGGCTCAATACAGTCCCGGCAAAGTCTGCACATGTATGTGCGTCTACATAGTGTATCGGTGTTAtggcgttgttgttgtttatttgttgttgtcattgttgttgttgttcgttGTTTTTGGCGTTTccgttgtttgtttatttgtttgtttgatgttgttattgtttgtttgtttgatgttgtttggttttaatgtttcaaatgtCAGTTGTGACACTTCACAGTTTCTGGCAAGacgattaatattttatgtgtacTGCCCCGAGTGTTTTGAAACGTTGCGTTTTTTTGTTCTTAGTAGACAATGTTAAAAAATGCCACCAGTGGTGATTGATTTGGTGTAAGACACCTTTTCAAGTACCGTACTTACTGGGGTTAAGGTCGTATTTGGTGAAGAGAGAATGCATGTCTCCTTTGTCGAACTCGCCATTCTGGTTGACATCGGCACCATGGTAGAGCTGAGTCACTTCATGGTGGATTTTCTGTTGAATCTGGTGAACCTCGTTATTCGTGCTCCTGTAAATTAtatcagcaataacaatatattccaATCTGGTGAACGTCGTAATTTGTGTTACTGTAAAAATCAACACTAACAATATACGAGTAGTTGAATCTGGCGAACATCATGATTCATGTTTCTGTAAATATCAGCAAAAACAATGTAGTTGAATCTGGCGAACGTCATGAGTCATGTTTCTGTAAATATCAGCCAGCAAAAACTGTGTTGGCCCTAGTTGAATCTAGTGAACGTCGTTATTCGTGTTCCTGTAAAATCAATAATAAGAATGTAGTTGAATTTGGCGAACGTCATGGTTCATGTTCCTGTAAATATCAGCAAAAACAATGTGAACATTGAGATTCGTGTAAATATAAGCAATAACAAAGTTAAACCTGTGGACTTCATGATTCAGCACGctgtaaatattaacaataacagCTTCATTGAATCTGTTGAACATTAAGATTTATGTTCCTGTAAATATCATCAATACAAATGTTAACCAAAAAAACAGTACTAacgatttaatttttaaattgtaataattttttttttttaaatgcaccattattttttaacattactaggTATGTATTTTGTTAGTATCAAAACCGTAGAGATAGACCTAATCACAGACCAAGCCAGTGTTTGACGCTAAAAGTAAAATCATGACATCGTGTACGACTGATCACTCAAAGCATAATTGTAGTAGCCATATTGTTCATTtcgtatatatattaaataaatattaaaattatgtttaatttgGTCAATGAAAGCTTGTTAATAAATGTCTTATTTCGCACTAAAATAGTATTGTACTTTGACTGCtttaccaaaatatataagtcCATAGTAACACCTAGAATAGTAGTCTAACGGTAGACGaacatatttcatataattataatttatttgggTAGAAGAACActattaattgtttaatttttaatgtgtatttacTATTACGTTTTTATGGACTATATGTACATTACTTTTTAGAAATTCACGCTGTTTATTAAAGATAGTTTTATGCAGACTTtctcataattaataaaatatgtaaataaaaaaaagaagaagaagaaatgttatTGTGCTAATACAAATCCTGTTTTCTGTTTGCGTAACTTGTTAGAGGGTGACGTGATTTCGCGCTATAAATTGAACCTTCAACCCTGGTTACACATTATTTTGCATGTATGGACATGGATGGGCTCGAACTTATCGACGGCACCGAGGGCAATTTATATCTTAtcaacggcaattgccgtcggtgccgtcGATAAGTTCAAGCCCATCCATGTTgctgagatataaattgccgtaggttgGGAGCATCACCGACGGTACAAAAGTTCGTCGGTAAAGCCcctcaatgatggcaaaatgtttacgcctggtgtacattatctgccagtacttaacatttgtacatttgaaatatgtctacatacagcaaaataacctatcagtcttatttatttgctttaaaAGTCTTCTTCTGGTTTTTTCATTGCCGTGGGTAGgctttaaattgttaaaaaaaagatttgccAATTTGCTAGGGTGTAACAATTACAGAAAATAGAAacgaaatatgtttttattttattgtttgctggataatatattttatttatcagcactcattgataaaagtataaaaatcctcggcaagcctcggattttatatttttatcaactcgtgctgataaattatgatatcacaagcaCTCgggaaatatcctctatatactcACTGCCCAAAGGCGCTGGCAACAAGAAGGACAGATACAAACAGCAACATCTTATTAAAAtaatctgaaaataaataaataaataaaataaataaatatgtaaataaatcatACTCTGTAGACGTGTACATCTTATTGgcatgttttctttaatgatatCAGATAATATAAAGTTTACACAGACTGAAATTCGATATCATAATCTAATGgggtaaatatataaactagGTTTTCTTTTAAACAATGGGTTTGTATATTTAAATGGGCTACACAAGTGATTTAACAGAACTGTAATATTTAAAGTaccaatgtttgttttcttttttaatttgtggttcAGTTTTACAATTGTAAAAGCATTGAGAAAATGAATGTAGCACTACCGCAAAAtcaatttgtataaaataataatttttaatgatattcatTTTTAAGATTCCATTATACAACTATACCTAACTAAAAGTAGACTAAGTTAACGTACCACAGTGATGGTTTTCTATAGAAAGAGTATCGTGTCAAAAAGAcgaattgtgtgttttatactGGCTATCAGATAAGCTGCAAATAATGTCAGTGATCTGTGGAGTTAAGTTCACGTTTTTTTACGAGGCACCAATGTGACACGTGTGAATTTGatagtctgtgacattaaatacTGGGTCATTTACTTACAGGTCATCAAATGCTTTCCATTATAGCAGTTAGAATTAGTTAgggtttgtggggttttttttcgttgtttttttaatttgttgatTATTTTTTGGGTGGtgatgtttttgtgttgtttcttttgtgggggttgggttttgtttttttgtgggggttgggttttgtttg
This window contains:
- the LOC121384795 gene encoding uncharacterized protein LOC121384795 — protein: MLLFVSVLLVASAFGQSTNNEVHQIQQKIHHEVTQLYHGADVNQNGEFDKGDMHSLFTKYDLNPKDGTVTKNEFVSSFAAANNLGGVASGLFLELDMDKSGGITDHDLNLFFAKIDTDDNGHVSKHEFVNYFNQLFTALLILSLNHPGAA